From Triticum aestivum cultivar Chinese Spring chromosome 4A, IWGSC CS RefSeq v2.1, whole genome shotgun sequence, a single genomic window includes:
- the LOC123087513 gene encoding F-box/FBD/LRR-repeat protein At1g13570 isoform X2, protein MGNMLTVMLGTTAVVDHCHPRQLHPGGSSRIAGHQFEPLSILAFRAISEHIGRSEAFCRKQILNGRFQLLTILVCGAIRSEGITANDPFKLCGILICGVLSDYISHDAEEPATDLLGDLPEFGMGNILNFTTTVADHCHPRQLRIGSGTVSRQLEPLSILAFRALCKHIQQHEAFHRKRIANGQFQLLSILLCGVIHAKGIIGNDRCKLCCILICGVISDYIHHGPIDAHESAIDLFGDLPEGVLCTIFSKLSLKEAVRTSAVSRKWRYLWTVCPKLSFDGSTICGNNRYGKQVYALAFIRIVNRVLAQCRGKLFEELAIKIDLNRMFVEHLNNWVRFAVSSSAKTLVFDLAPQEHQLPGRDGQYKFPFELLDKDSVHRLQKIHLSFVDFQPPMQFSGFPNLRKLDLNLVNVNGKDIPHMLSNCCNLEWLSMVRCHLNGELKVNGPLPHLLHLKLVYCDVTSIAFDTVNLATFIYKGRKVPIDLNKSLELVCADIWFSTVTFERAITLLGKVLKNVQHLTLDMDCKPPEIPRLMHYRCMFSKMTYLQLRLVYVEGLDVLSLVSFLRSAPFIEKLELHFCFPGYIHLVQEPESIRKLPECLFNNLKSLHVTGFKACTGQVEFLMHMVENAPALEGLTIDQSEKYLLEGHKKDAKTVIDLVHRTAKKYLEGKISPRCILMLL, encoded by the exons ATGGGGAACATGCTCACCGTCATGCTTGGAACAACTGCAGTGGTGGATCATTGCCATCCAAGGCAACTCCACCCAGGAGGCAGCAGCAGGATAGCAGGCCATCAGTTTGAACCGCTGAGCATCCTGGCTTTCAGGGCTATATCTGAGCACATAGGACGTAGTGAAGCGTTCTGTCGAAAGCAGATATTGAATGGCCGGTTTCAACTGCTGACCATTCTGGTTTGCGGAGCAATCCGTTCTGAGGGAATTACAGCAAACGATCCGTTCAAACTGTGTGGCATTCTCATCTGTGGAGTTTTGTCTGACTACATCAGTCATGACGCAGAGGAACCAGCGACTGATCTGCTTGGAGACCTTCCAGAG TTCGGAATGGGGAACATCCTCAACTTCACAACTACAGTGGCCGATCATTGCCATCCAAGGCAACTCCGCATAGGCAGCGGAACAGTAAGCCGTCAGCTCGAACCGTTGAGCATTCTGGCTTTCAGAGCTTTATGCAAGCACATTCAACAGCATGAAGCATTCCATCGAAAGCGGATAGCCAACGGCCAGTTTCAACTGCTGAGCATTCTGCTTTGCGGAGTAATCCATGCCAAGGGAATAATAGGGAACGATCGATGTAAACTGTGCTGCATTCTCATCTGTGGAGTTATATCAGACTACATCCATCACGGACCAATTGATGCACATGAATCAGCGATTGATCTGTTTGGAGACCTTCCAGAG GGCGTGCTGTGCACAATTTTTTCAAAGTTGTCTCTGAAAGAGGCTGTAAGAACCAGTGCCGTGTCAAGGAAATGGAGATACTTGTGGACAGTTTGTCCTAAACTGAGTTTTGACGGAAGTACAATATGTGGCAACAACAGATATGGGAAACAAGTATATGCTCTAGCGTTCATTCGCATTGTTAATAGGGTCTTGGCACAGTGCCGTGGCAAGTTGTTTGAAGAGCTTGCGATCAAAATTGATTTGAACAGGATGTTTGTTGAACACCTCAATAATTGGGTTCGTTTTGCTGTATCATCAAGTGCAAAGACATTAGTTTTTGATTTAGCACCACAAGAGCATCAACTTCCAGGTCGTGATGGTCAGTACAAATTCCCATTTGAGCTTTTAGACAAGGACAGTGTACACCGTCTACAGAAAATTCATCTTAGCTTTGTAGATTTCCAGCCACCAATGCAGTTTAGTGGCTTCCCTAACCTACGGAAGCTTGACTTAAACTTAGTGAATGTCAATGGGAAGGATATTCCACATATGTTGTCAAACTGCTGTAATCTAGAGTGGCTGAGTATGGTTAGATGCCATCTCAATGGTGAACTAAAGGTTAATGGCCCGCTGCCTCATCTACTGCACTTGAAACTTGTGTACTGCGATGTAACAAGTATAGCATTCGATACGGTGAATCTTGCAACTTTTATATACAAAGGAAGGAAGGTGCCTATTGACCTCAATAAATCATTAGAACTGGTATGTGCAGATATATGGTTTTCTACAGTCACTTTTGAGCGCGCCATTACTTTACTTGGTAAAGTGCTTAAAAATGTGCAACATCTAACCCTCGATATGGACTGTAAACCACCAGAG ATTCCCCGTTTGATGCATTACCGATGCATGTTTTCTAAAATGACATATTTGCAATTGAGGTTGGTCTATGTCGAAGGATTGGATGTCTTATCCTTGGTCTCTTTTCTGAGGTCTGCTCCTTTCATTGAGAAGTTAGAGCTGCAC TTTTGTTTCCCTGGTTATATCCATTTGGTACAAGAACCTGAATCTATCAGGAAGCTGCCGGAGTGTCTGTTCAACAACTTGAAGAGTTTGCATGTTACAGGATTTAAAGCATGCACTGGCCAAGTTGAGTTCCTTATGCATATGGTGGAAAATGCCCCTGCATTGGAAGGTTTAACTATAGATCAATCAGAAAAATATCTCCTAGAAGGTCATAAAAAGGATGCGAAAACGGTTATTGACCTGGTCCATAGAACTGCTAAAAAGTATCTTGAAGGGAAGATTTCGCCCAGGTGCATCTTAATGTTACTTTAA
- the LOC123087513 gene encoding F-box/FBD/LRR-repeat protein At1g13570 isoform X1, whose protein sequence is MGNMLTVMLGTTAVVDHCHPRQLHPGGSSRIAGHQFEPLSILAFRAISEHIGRSEAFCRKQILNGRFQLLTILVCGAIRSEGITANDPFKLCGILICGVLSDYISHDAEEPATDLLGDLPEFGMGNILNFTTTVADHCHPRQLRIGSGTVSRQLEPLSILAFRALCKHIQQHEAFHRKRIANGQFQLLSILLCGVIHAKGIIGNDRCKLCCILICGVISDYIHHGPIDAHESAIDLFGDLPEALRQNLGVLCTIFSKLSLKEAVRTSAVSRKWRYLWTVCPKLSFDGSTICGNNRYGKQVYALAFIRIVNRVLAQCRGKLFEELAIKIDLNRMFVEHLNNWVRFAVSSSAKTLVFDLAPQEHQLPGRDGQYKFPFELLDKDSVHRLQKIHLSFVDFQPPMQFSGFPNLRKLDLNLVNVNGKDIPHMLSNCCNLEWLSMVRCHLNGELKVNGPLPHLLHLKLVYCDVTSIAFDTVNLATFIYKGRKVPIDLNKSLELVCADIWFSTVTFERAITLLGKVLKNVQHLTLDMDCKPPEIPRLMHYRCMFSKMTYLQLRLVYVEGLDVLSLVSFLRSAPFIEKLELHFCFPGYIHLVQEPESIRKLPECLFNNLKSLHVTGFKACTGQVEFLMHMVENAPALEGLTIDQSEKYLLEGHKKDAKTVIDLVHRTAKKYLEGKISPRCILMLL, encoded by the exons ATGGGGAACATGCTCACCGTCATGCTTGGAACAACTGCAGTGGTGGATCATTGCCATCCAAGGCAACTCCACCCAGGAGGCAGCAGCAGGATAGCAGGCCATCAGTTTGAACCGCTGAGCATCCTGGCTTTCAGGGCTATATCTGAGCACATAGGACGTAGTGAAGCGTTCTGTCGAAAGCAGATATTGAATGGCCGGTTTCAACTGCTGACCATTCTGGTTTGCGGAGCAATCCGTTCTGAGGGAATTACAGCAAACGATCCGTTCAAACTGTGTGGCATTCTCATCTGTGGAGTTTTGTCTGACTACATCAGTCATGACGCAGAGGAACCAGCGACTGATCTGCTTGGAGACCTTCCAGAG TTCGGAATGGGGAACATCCTCAACTTCACAACTACAGTGGCCGATCATTGCCATCCAAGGCAACTCCGCATAGGCAGCGGAACAGTAAGCCGTCAGCTCGAACCGTTGAGCATTCTGGCTTTCAGAGCTTTATGCAAGCACATTCAACAGCATGAAGCATTCCATCGAAAGCGGATAGCCAACGGCCAGTTTCAACTGCTGAGCATTCTGCTTTGCGGAGTAATCCATGCCAAGGGAATAATAGGGAACGATCGATGTAAACTGTGCTGCATTCTCATCTGTGGAGTTATATCAGACTACATCCATCACGGACCAATTGATGCACATGAATCAGCGATTGATCTGTTTGGAGACCTTCCAGAGGCACTGCGCCAAAATCTC GGCGTGCTGTGCACAATTTTTTCAAAGTTGTCTCTGAAAGAGGCTGTAAGAACCAGTGCCGTGTCAAGGAAATGGAGATACTTGTGGACAGTTTGTCCTAAACTGAGTTTTGACGGAAGTACAATATGTGGCAACAACAGATATGGGAAACAAGTATATGCTCTAGCGTTCATTCGCATTGTTAATAGGGTCTTGGCACAGTGCCGTGGCAAGTTGTTTGAAGAGCTTGCGATCAAAATTGATTTGAACAGGATGTTTGTTGAACACCTCAATAATTGGGTTCGTTTTGCTGTATCATCAAGTGCAAAGACATTAGTTTTTGATTTAGCACCACAAGAGCATCAACTTCCAGGTCGTGATGGTCAGTACAAATTCCCATTTGAGCTTTTAGACAAGGACAGTGTACACCGTCTACAGAAAATTCATCTTAGCTTTGTAGATTTCCAGCCACCAATGCAGTTTAGTGGCTTCCCTAACCTACGGAAGCTTGACTTAAACTTAGTGAATGTCAATGGGAAGGATATTCCACATATGTTGTCAAACTGCTGTAATCTAGAGTGGCTGAGTATGGTTAGATGCCATCTCAATGGTGAACTAAAGGTTAATGGCCCGCTGCCTCATCTACTGCACTTGAAACTTGTGTACTGCGATGTAACAAGTATAGCATTCGATACGGTGAATCTTGCAACTTTTATATACAAAGGAAGGAAGGTGCCTATTGACCTCAATAAATCATTAGAACTGGTATGTGCAGATATATGGTTTTCTACAGTCACTTTTGAGCGCGCCATTACTTTACTTGGTAAAGTGCTTAAAAATGTGCAACATCTAACCCTCGATATGGACTGTAAACCACCAGAG ATTCCCCGTTTGATGCATTACCGATGCATGTTTTCTAAAATGACATATTTGCAATTGAGGTTGGTCTATGTCGAAGGATTGGATGTCTTATCCTTGGTCTCTTTTCTGAGGTCTGCTCCTTTCATTGAGAAGTTAGAGCTGCAC TTTTGTTTCCCTGGTTATATCCATTTGGTACAAGAACCTGAATCTATCAGGAAGCTGCCGGAGTGTCTGTTCAACAACTTGAAGAGTTTGCATGTTACAGGATTTAAAGCATGCACTGGCCAAGTTGAGTTCCTTATGCATATGGTGGAAAATGCCCCTGCATTGGAAGGTTTAACTATAGATCAATCAGAAAAATATCTCCTAGAAGGTCATAAAAAGGATGCGAAAACGGTTATTGACCTGGTCCATAGAACTGCTAAAAAGTATCTTGAAGGGAAGATTTCGCCCAGGTGCATCTTAATGTTACTTTAA
- the LOC123087513 gene encoding F-box/FBD/LRR-repeat protein At1g13570 isoform X3, which produces MGNMLTVMLGTTAVVDHCHPRQLHPGGSSRIAGHQFEPLSILAFRAISEHIGRSEAFCRKQILNGRFQLLTILVCGAIRSEGITANDPFKLCGILICGVLSDYISHDAEEPATDLLGDLPEGVLCTIFSKLSLKEAVRTSAVSRKWRYLWTVCPKLSFDGSTICGNNRYGKQVYALAFIRIVNRVLAQCRGKLFEELAIKIDLNRMFVEHLNNWVRFAVSSSAKTLVFDLAPQEHQLPGRDGQYKFPFELLDKDSVHRLQKIHLSFVDFQPPMQFSGFPNLRKLDLNLVNVNGKDIPHMLSNCCNLEWLSMVRCHLNGELKVNGPLPHLLHLKLVYCDVTSIAFDTVNLATFIYKGRKVPIDLNKSLELVCADIWFSTVTFERAITLLGKVLKNVQHLTLDMDCKPPEIPRLMHYRCMFSKMTYLQLRLVYVEGLDVLSLVSFLRSAPFIEKLELHFCFPGYIHLVQEPESIRKLPECLFNNLKSLHVTGFKACTGQVEFLMHMVENAPALEGLTIDQSEKYLLEGHKKDAKTVIDLVHRTAKKYLEGKISPRCILMLL; this is translated from the exons ATGGGGAACATGCTCACCGTCATGCTTGGAACAACTGCAGTGGTGGATCATTGCCATCCAAGGCAACTCCACCCAGGAGGCAGCAGCAGGATAGCAGGCCATCAGTTTGAACCGCTGAGCATCCTGGCTTTCAGGGCTATATCTGAGCACATAGGACGTAGTGAAGCGTTCTGTCGAAAGCAGATATTGAATGGCCGGTTTCAACTGCTGACCATTCTGGTTTGCGGAGCAATCCGTTCTGAGGGAATTACAGCAAACGATCCGTTCAAACTGTGTGGCATTCTCATCTGTGGAGTTTTGTCTGACTACATCAGTCATGACGCAGAGGAACCAGCGACTGATCTGCTTGGAGACCTTCCAGAG GGCGTGCTGTGCACAATTTTTTCAAAGTTGTCTCTGAAAGAGGCTGTAAGAACCAGTGCCGTGTCAAGGAAATGGAGATACTTGTGGACAGTTTGTCCTAAACTGAGTTTTGACGGAAGTACAATATGTGGCAACAACAGATATGGGAAACAAGTATATGCTCTAGCGTTCATTCGCATTGTTAATAGGGTCTTGGCACAGTGCCGTGGCAAGTTGTTTGAAGAGCTTGCGATCAAAATTGATTTGAACAGGATGTTTGTTGAACACCTCAATAATTGGGTTCGTTTTGCTGTATCATCAAGTGCAAAGACATTAGTTTTTGATTTAGCACCACAAGAGCATCAACTTCCAGGTCGTGATGGTCAGTACAAATTCCCATTTGAGCTTTTAGACAAGGACAGTGTACACCGTCTACAGAAAATTCATCTTAGCTTTGTAGATTTCCAGCCACCAATGCAGTTTAGTGGCTTCCCTAACCTACGGAAGCTTGACTTAAACTTAGTGAATGTCAATGGGAAGGATATTCCACATATGTTGTCAAACTGCTGTAATCTAGAGTGGCTGAGTATGGTTAGATGCCATCTCAATGGTGAACTAAAGGTTAATGGCCCGCTGCCTCATCTACTGCACTTGAAACTTGTGTACTGCGATGTAACAAGTATAGCATTCGATACGGTGAATCTTGCAACTTTTATATACAAAGGAAGGAAGGTGCCTATTGACCTCAATAAATCATTAGAACTGGTATGTGCAGATATATGGTTTTCTACAGTCACTTTTGAGCGCGCCATTACTTTACTTGGTAAAGTGCTTAAAAATGTGCAACATCTAACCCTCGATATGGACTGTAAACCACCAGAG ATTCCCCGTTTGATGCATTACCGATGCATGTTTTCTAAAATGACATATTTGCAATTGAGGTTGGTCTATGTCGAAGGATTGGATGTCTTATCCTTGGTCTCTTTTCTGAGGTCTGCTCCTTTCATTGAGAAGTTAGAGCTGCAC TTTTGTTTCCCTGGTTATATCCATTTGGTACAAGAACCTGAATCTATCAGGAAGCTGCCGGAGTGTCTGTTCAACAACTTGAAGAGTTTGCATGTTACAGGATTTAAAGCATGCACTGGCCAAGTTGAGTTCCTTATGCATATGGTGGAAAATGCCCCTGCATTGGAAGGTTTAACTATAGATCAATCAGAAAAATATCTCCTAGAAGGTCATAAAAAGGATGCGAAAACGGTTATTGACCTGGTCCATAGAACTGCTAAAAAGTATCTTGAAGGGAAGATTTCGCCCAGGTGCATCTTAATGTTACTTTAA